The DNA window CTGCATCAGCAAGGTTTTTTTGTAAATCTGCTAAGTTCTTTTGCAAGCTGCTAATATAAGAGTTAATCGACTCTTCTACAGAATCAATGGATTTTAACCGTGCTTCGCGTTGTACTTGAATATCCTCTTCTCGCGCAAATTGCAGTAATAAGGTGCGATCATCTTCTGCTTGTTTTTGACGACGCAAAGCCTCTTCCTCTTTTTGTTGTGCCGCATATTTAATGGCATCGATTTCAGCCTTTGTTTTTGCTCGCTCTACATCACCAACTCGTTGTCCTTTATCATTATATCGAGCAAAGCCTTGTTGCGAATATTGAGGTGGAACACTGTCACCGCATTCAGTCACACCATCTTCTGTTGTCCAGCACTTGATTTGTTTTCCACCGACACCCGCCGCAAACAATTGTGGGGACAGTGCCAGTAATAAAACGGTTGGAAATACATAGTGCGTTAATATTTTGTTTTCCTTCATTATCGTTATCCTTTCAGGGTTCATGTTATTGAGTGGCTCTAAGCCTGTTTATTAGATTGATAACACAATAGCGCGTGATGTTATCCCTTGATGGGCGAAACGTGAGTTAATTCCCACTGACAACGCGCAAAGCGATCAGTTGCTTCTAGCAAGGCTGATTGAATACCTAATTCTGTCATAGAATGACCTGCATTTGATACTACAATAAATTCAGCTTCTTGCCATGCCAGATGTAAGTCCCATGCAGTTATCATCGGACAAACCATGTCATAACGTCCTTGTACAATGACACAAGGTAAGTGGCGGATTTTGTTTACATTGTGTAATAATTGGTCTTCTGTGGTCAAGAAGCCTTTATTCAAGAAATAATGATTTTCTATTCGCGCAAACGCATCCGCAAAATTATCTTCAACAAAGCGTTTAATCAGTGAGGTATCCTGATGCAACTTACTGGTGGTTGCTTCCCAAACACTCCATGCTTTTGCGGCATGTGTCCGTACTTGTGGGTTAGCACTGGTTAAGCGTTTGTGATAGGCAAAAATCATATCATGCCGTTCTTCTACAGGAATCGGGGCAATAAATTTTTCCCATGCGTCAGGAAAAATATAGTGAGCACCACCTGCTTGATAAAACCAGTCTAGTTCTTTTTTTCGGAGCATAAAAATGCCACGGAGAATAAGCCCTGTGCAACGGGCTGGATGTGTTTGACTATAAGCCAGTGCCAAACTACTGCCCCAACTGCCCCCAAATACGGTCCAGCGTTCTATTCCTAAATGTTCGCGCAAGCGTTCAATATCGGCAACTAAATCCCATGTTGTATTTTCTTCTAATGATGCATGTGGGGTACTTTTTCCGCTACCGCGTTGGTCAAATAACACAACCCGCCAACGGCTAGGGTCAAAAAAACGTCGATATAACGGCTCAATTCCGCCGCCTGGTCCCCCATGTAAAAAAACGATAGGAATACCTTGCGGGTTTCCCACTTGTTCATAATACAAAGTATGTATATTTGAAACCGTTAAGCGACCTGTTTGATAAGGTTCTATTGGGGGGTATAAATCGCGCATATGATTTTCAATTTTAAAATAATGAAACGAAACAGAAAATGAATGAGTAACTATCCATGGATGCAATGATAGCTGTGTTTATAGCGGTCTGTTATGGATAATTTTTTGTGGACATTAAGGTTTTTTGAGGTTCACACAATAAATATGAGTCTTGCAATAATTGCACAAACTCATCTGCGGGAACGGCTTTACTAAATAAATACCCTTGTCCTTCATCACAATCATGTTGTTGTAAAAAAGCCAATTGCGCTTGGTTTTCTATGCCTTCGGCAATAACGCTTAAATTTAAATTATGGGCAAGATTAATAATGGTTTGCACAATCGCTGTGTCATCTGTATCGTCTGGAATATCTCGAATAAAAGAGCGGTCTATCTTTAACGTATCTAAAGGTAAGCGTTTTAAATAACTTAAAGAAGAATATCCTGTTCCAAAATCGTCAATAGATAAACGTACACCCAGTTGTTTAATGGCATTTAAATTTTCCATCACCGATTCTGTGTTTTGCATCACAAAGCCTTCTGTAATTTCTAATTCTAAATAAACAGGGTCAATTTGTGTCTGTTTTAAACAGCGTTTTAAAACGACTAATAAACTATCGTGATTAATAAAGTTGGATAAATTCACTGCAATACTCACATGATAGCCCTGTTCAACTTGCCAGCGTTGCATTTGTTGGCAAGCTTGGAATAAGACCCAGCGGTCGATACTATTAATTAACCCTGTTTCAATCGCTAATGGAATAAAAATTTCTGGAGAAATAAAGCCTTGTTGTGGATGCTCCCAACGGAGTAACGCCTCTGCCCCAATAATGCGACCCGTCATTAAATCTACTTTAGGCTGATAATAAAGTTGTAATTTCTCTTGTTCGATGGCATGACGCAATTCATTTTCTAAAGAAAACCGCCGTTCAATCTCGGTGGTTAATTGACTGGTATAGAAGCAATATTGATTATTGCCTAAGCTTTTAGCACGATACATAGCAACATCAGCATATTTTACTAATGCTTGCGCGTCTGTCCCATCGCAGGGATAAATGCTAA is part of the Beggiatoa alba B18LD genome and encodes:
- the pip gene encoding prolyl aminopeptidase translates to MRDLYPPIEPYQTGRLTVSNIHTLYYEQVGNPQGIPIVFLHGGPGGGIEPLYRRFFDPSRWRVVLFDQRGSGKSTPHASLEENTTWDLVADIERLREHLGIERWTVFGGSWGSSLALAYSQTHPARCTGLILRGIFMLRKKELDWFYQAGGAHYIFPDAWEKFIAPIPVEERHDMIFAYHKRLTSANPQVRTHAAKAWSVWEATTSKLHQDTSLIKRFVEDNFADAFARIENHYFLNKGFLTTEDQLLHNVNKIRHLPCVIVQGRYDMVCPMITAWDLHLAWQEAEFIVVSNAGHSMTELGIQSALLEATDRFARCQWELTHVSPIKG